CCAGCCGCGCCTGGGTGCCGTCGTGCAGATCGCGTTCGATCCTCCTCAGCTCCGCGCCGTGGGCGTCCACCACACCGGCCCGGGTGCGCTGGAGCTCGTCGACCCGCGTGGCCAGCTCCTCCCGCCGCTCCCGTTCGGAGGGCGCCAGCAGCCGGACGCACAGCCGGGCGTGGAGTCTGGCGGCCGGCGGGACGACCCACACGGTGATCACCGTCCCCGCCACCAGCTGCACGGCGGCGACACCGAGCGCGACCCCCCAACCGTCGACGGGGAACCCGAACTGCATCGGCTGCAGGTCCGGGGGGAAGGCCCACCACAGCAGCATCTGCACCGTGTTGAGCATCATGCCCGGGCCCAGCAGTCCCAGGAGCCCGAACACCATGCTCACCAGCGCGAACACCGGGGTCCAGAGCAGAAGCCGGAGCACCGCCGGTCTGCGCACCAGGGTCAGAAGGCTCCGCTCGGCGGGCAGGGAGAGTGCTGGGGACTCGACCCCGAGCAGCCGGGCGGCCCGTCCCCGGTTCCAGTCGGCCCATCGGGCCACCAGCCGCAGCCACCTGGGGAACACGAACAGACCCACCCCGCTGACGGGGATGGTCAACGCCACGACCAGGGTGAACGGAAGCACCAGGAGGGTGAGCATCCCGGCTCCCAACGCCAGCAGCAGGTAGCCGCACGCTCGTAATGCCCGACCCCAGACGTCCCGCATCCCGCACCCCTCGATCTTGTTCGCGTGCCGACCCGGTTTCGTCGACACCGAACAGTCTGGGGTATCGCGATCGTGCCGGACACTACAGCTGGCT
This DNA window, taken from Nocardiopsis exhalans, encodes the following:
- a CDS encoding sensor histidine kinase, which encodes MRDVWGRALRACGYLLLALGAGMLTLLVLPFTLVVALTIPVSGVGLFVFPRWLRLVARWADWNRGRAARLLGVESPALSLPAERSLLTLVRRPAVLRLLLWTPVFALVSMVFGLLGLLGPGMMLNTVQMLLWWAFPPDLQPMQFGFPVDGWGVALGVAAVQLVAGTVITVWVVPPAARLHARLCVRLLAPSERERREELATRVDELQRTRAGVVDAHGAELRRIERDLHDGTQARLVAIAMQLGVAKEAVADPTVAALLEQAHTGTEEAMSELRDVIRGIYPPILADRGLPGALAALAGRTTLPVRLDVTDPGTLPVAVETAAYYAVTESVTNAVRHSGADSVTVRLSREGKAGAEEKRGDLLTLTVTDDGRGGADETAGSGIQGLRRRVAALDGRVSVHSPEGGPTVIGVELPCGS